Below is a window of Micromonospora chersina DNA.
TGAACAGGCCGACGCTGGCCCGCTCGCTGCCCTGCTTCTGCGACTTGTCCTTGAACTGGGTCATCCGGCTCGCCTCGCCGAAGCCGGTGATGCAGCCGAGCACCCAGGCCAGCTGCGGGTGCTCGGGCACCTGCGACTGGACGAAGAGGGTGCTGCGCTCCGGGTCCAGGCCGACGGCGAAGAGCTGCGCGGCGGCGATCCGGCTGCGCTGCTTGAGCACCTTCGGGTCGTGCCCGGCCGTGATCGCGTGCAGGTCCACCACGCAGTAGAACGCGTCGTGGCTCTCCTGGAGAGCCACCCAGTGCCGTACCGCGCCCAGGTAGTTGCCGAGGTGGAACGAGTCGGCCGTCGGCTGGATGCCGGAGAAGACACGCGGGCGGGCGGGTACGTCGGACATGACGGCAATTCTGTCAGCAAGCCCCGGCGTCCGTCATGACGGGCCGCCCGGTCGGGTGGGCACGGGCGGGAGCGGGGCGGTGACCTCGCGCCGCGGTTCGGGCAGGCGCGCCGTGGAGACCGCGAGGCGGGACACCCGCCGCCCGTCGAGCGCCACCACCCGCAGCAGCCAGCCGCCGGGCGGGTCGTCCGGATCGGGCCCTCCGGCCTCGTCCCCGTCGACGGCCACCGGCACCTCGTCGCCGGCCACCGGCAGCCGGCCGAGGGCGGCCATCACGAAGCCGCCGACCGTCTCGTACGGCCCGGCGGGCAGCGGCACCCCGGTCCGCTCGGCGAAGTCGGCCAGGTTGAGCCGGCCGTCGACCACGGCGGGCAGGCCGGCGTGGGCCGGGTCGGGCGGGGCGTCGTGCTCGTCGTGGATCTCCCCGACCAGCTCCTCCACCAGGTCCTCGCAGGTGACGATGCCGGCGGTGCCGCCGTACTCGTCGACCACCACGGCCAGGTGGTGGCCCTCCCGCCGCATCTCGGTGAGCGCGGCCAGCACCCGCTTGCTGCCGGGGAGGCGCTTCACCTCGCGGGCCAGGTCGCCGACCGTGGCGCGCGGGTCCCGATCCGGGCGCAGCAGCACGTCCCGCAGGTGGACGAGGCCGACCACGTCGTCGTGGGTGCCGTCGACCACCGGGTAGCGGGTGTGCGGCTCGGCCCGGACCAGCCGCTCGGCCTCGGCGACGGTGAGCCCGGCGGCGAGGAAGACCACCTCGGTGCGCGGCACCATGACCTCCCGGATCAGCCGGGCGCCGGCCACCAGCACCTCGTCGATGATCCGCCGCTCGTCCGGGTCGAGCACCGTGTTGGCCGCGACCAGGTCACGCAGCTCGGCCTCGCTGATCCGCTCCCGGCCGGCGGTCGGGCTCGCGCCGAGCAGGTCGGTGACCAGGCGGGTGGCGCCGTCGGCGGCCCGCACCACGAGGCGGGCGACGGTGCGGGCCACGGGTCCCGGGTCGCGTCTGGGCCGCCCCGACGAACGCCGCCGGGGCCCGGGACCACCTCCCTCCCGCATGAGAAGGATGGTAGACAGCAGGCGCCGCGCGCTCCGGGCAATGTTCGGATCTGTTCAATCATGAAGGATTGTGATGGAATGGTGGACGGCCTCACTCGCAGCCGCGGTACAGCCCGCGGCCGTAGGGTGATCACGGACGGCCGCCGCGCCACGCGGCCAGGCAGAGGAGGACCGACGTGAAACTGCTCGTCACCGGCGGCGCCGGTTACATCGGCAGCGTGGTGACCCGGATGCTGCTGGACCACGGTCACGAGGTGACCGTGCTGGACGACCTGCGCACCGGCCACCGGGCGGCGCTCGCCCCCGAGGCGACCCACGTCGACCTGCCGATCCACGAGGCCGCCCGGGTGCTCACCCCCGACGCCGGCTTCGACGGCGTGCTGCACTTCGCCGCCCTGATCGCCGCCGGCGAGTCGATGGTGAAGCCGGAGCTCTACTGGCAGACCAACACCGTCGGCTCGCTCGCCCTCATCGACGCGGTCCGCGCCGCCCGGGTGCCCCGGCTGGTCTTCTCCTCCACCGCCGCCGTCTACGGCAACCCCACCGAGCTGCCCATCCCGGAGACCGCCGTCAAGGCCCCCACCAACACCTACGGGGCCACCAAACTGGCCGTCGACATGGCGCTCACCTCCGAGGCGATCGCGCACGACCTGGCCGCCGTCTCGCTGCGCTACTTCAACGTGGCCGGGGCGTACCGGCACGACGGGCGGGTCATCGGCGAACGGCACGACCCCGAGACCCACCTCATCCCGCTCGCCCTCGAGGTGGCCGCCGGCCGGCGCGACAAGCTGCAACTCTTCGGCGACGACTACCCGACCGTCGACGGCACCTGCGTCCGCGACTACATCCACGTCGAGGACCTGGCCCGCGCGCACCTGCTGGCCCTCGACGCCGCCACGGCGGGCCGGCACCGCATCTACAACCTGGGCAACGGCAACGGCTTCACCAACCGGCAGGTGATCGAGGTGGTCCGGGAGGTCACCGGGCACCCGGTGCCCGTCGAGGTGGCGCCGCGCCGCGAGGGCGACCCGGCCGAGCTGGTCGCCTCCTCGGCGCTGGCCCGCGCCGAGCTGGGCTGGGTGCCGGAGAAGGCCACCCTCCAGGACATGGTCGGCGACGCCTGGGAGTTCTACCGCACGCACATCCTGGAGCAGCGGTGAGCGGTGACGTCGCGGCCCGCGCCACCGCCGGCTTCCGGCAGCGGTACGGCGGGGAGCCCGCGGGCCGCTGGGCGGCTCCCGGCCGGGTCAACCTCATCGGCGAGCACACCGACTACAACGACGGCTTCGTGCTGCCCTTCGCGCTGCCGCTGCGTACCGTCGTCGCCGCGGCGGTCGCCGACGACGGGCGCTGGAGCGTCTGGTCGGAGCTGGACGACGAGCCGGTGGAGTTCGGGCCGGCCGAGGCCGACGAGCCCGGCCGGGTCGACGGCTGGGCCGCCTACGTGGCCGGGGTGGTCTGGGCGCTGCGCGCCGCCGGCCACACCGTCCCCGGCGCCCGGCTGGCCATCGCCTCCGACGTGCCGGTCGGCTCCGGGCTCTCCTCGTCGGCGGCCATCGAGGCCGCGGTGCTCGCCGCGCTTGTCGAGCTGGGCGGCCTGGACCTGCCCGCCGAGCGCCGGCCCCGGCTCGCCCAGCGGGCCGAGAACGACTACGTGGGCGCGCCCACCGGGATCATGGACCAGTCCGCGGTGATCCGCGGCCGGTCCGGGCACGCCCTCTTCCTGGACTGCCGCACCGAGGAGGTCGAGCAGATCCCGTTCGACCTGGGGGCCGCCGGGCTGGCCGTGCTCGTGATCGACAGCCGCGCCCCGCACCGGCACGCCGACGGCGAGTACGCGGCCCGCCGCAAGTCCTGCGAGCGGGCCGCCGAGGCGCTCGGGGTGGCCGCGCTGCGCGACGTCGCCACCGGCGACCTGGACGCCGCGCTGGCCCGACTGGACGACGACGAGACCCGCCGCCGGGTCCGGCACGTGGTCACCGAGGACCAGCGGGTGCTCGACACCGTCGAGCTGCTGCGGGCCGGCCGGA
It encodes the following:
- a CDS encoding hemolysin family protein yields the protein MREGGGPGPRRRSSGRPRRDPGPVARTVARLVVRAADGATRLVTDLLGASPTAGRERISEAELRDLVAANTVLDPDERRIIDEVLVAGARLIREVMVPRTEVVFLAAGLTVAEAERLVRAEPHTRYPVVDGTHDDVVGLVHLRDVLLRPDRDPRATVGDLAREVKRLPGSKRVLAALTEMRREGHHLAVVVDEYGGTAGIVTCEDLVEELVGEIHDEHDAPPDPAHAGLPAVVDGRLNLADFAERTGVPLPAGPYETVGGFVMAALGRLPVAGDEVPVAVDGDEAGGPDPDDPPGGWLLRVVALDGRRVSRLAVSTARLPEPRREVTAPLPPVPTRPGGPS
- the galE gene encoding UDP-glucose 4-epimerase GalE; this translates as MLLDHGHEVTVLDDLRTGHRAALAPEATHVDLPIHEAARVLTPDAGFDGVLHFAALIAAGESMVKPELYWQTNTVGSLALIDAVRAARVPRLVFSSTAAVYGNPTELPIPETAVKAPTNTYGATKLAVDMALTSEAIAHDLAAVSLRYFNVAGAYRHDGRVIGERHDPETHLIPLALEVAAGRRDKLQLFGDDYPTVDGTCVRDYIHVEDLARAHLLALDAATAGRHRIYNLGNGNGFTNRQVIEVVREVTGHPVPVEVAPRREGDPAELVASSALARAELGWVPEKATLQDMVGDAWEFYRTHILEQR
- the galK gene encoding galactokinase — its product is MSGDVAARATAGFRQRYGGEPAGRWAAPGRVNLIGEHTDYNDGFVLPFALPLRTVVAAAVADDGRWSVWSELDDEPVEFGPAEADEPGRVDGWAAYVAGVVWALRAAGHTVPGARLAIASDVPVGSGLSSSAAIEAAVLAALVELGGLDLPAERRPRLAQRAENDYVGAPTGIMDQSAVIRGRSGHALFLDCRTEEVEQIPFDLGAAGLAVLVIDSRAPHRHADGEYAARRKSCERAAEALGVAALRDVATGDLDAALARLDDDETRRRVRHVVTEDQRVLDTVELLRAGRIRDIGPLLTASHASMRDDFEITVPEIDTAVEAALAAGAYGARMTGGGFGGCVLALVDADAADTVAAAVTAAYADRGFAAPGTLTVLPAGGASRLD